From one Anopheles cruzii chromosome 3, idAnoCruzAS_RS32_06, whole genome shotgun sequence genomic stretch:
- the LOC128271351 gene encoding zinc finger protein 271-like — protein MDAKTPSSIKRMQREEVTQCFICRTDFLQRKKLLDHLRIEHEGELPFDCKKCVSETIRNLNRLNLHHQQHDPQLKRCCLYCPARFSCGQAVSRHMRKLHRAQYDMDAEKNRRFVCRYCQQKFTKKYDLLKHEKKHFQLPNDTNDGTNYSERELRCYICNDFTGESRDKLNKHVRLHSDWLPYQCDKCDKKLINSARVLCEHLRQHVEGLAIKCVYCEKRFVSLADCQHHEEKNHVQEKQMDELQEAKIQAEIYDTKIVVIEGQKRFQCDYCERSYTLLSTLRRHVHIHSLANSLACQFCGKVFSNSASLGLHEKRNHDASSPFSCDVCSKCFKDTRRLIEHRRTHSGEKPFICEICGKCFRIRQILREHKLSCFGPETTQRCFCRLCSQMFENLPKALEHVKASHNQEIPETKCCSCDLLFRDAESLVEHEFRHTLPGIITCKVCNRIFKHHKNLMRHIKMHADQPVPYMCDLCGKTFTQKGSLTIHRRIHTGERPFSCELCHKGFVDKKERRRHYTSHFNPQSKLYIPDAHTIAAPPEAGPNGKKYKTYNCKICGRQFTSSSNLAKHVTTHTGEKKYMCEFCDKRFSQGGQLTVHRRIHTGERPFACENCGDRFLDGSSFKRHKTQHLCKAHDKAPSFAQSAMPGRILPSVSTPIDGEQNQCQVPLPASSIEQLPVSLSSGIAPMSLTSDSVLVAPTYLL, from the exons ATGGATGCTAAAACACCTTCCTCAATCAAAAGGATGCAAAGGGAAGAGGTAACGCAGTGCTTCATATGTAGAACAGATTTTCTGCAGCGCAAAAAGTTGTTGGATCACCTACGGATAGAACACGAGGGAGAACTTCCATTCGACTGCAAAAAGTGTGTGTCAGAGACCATTAGAAACCTCAATCGACTTAACCTGCATCACCAACAGCACGATCCACAGTTGAAACGGTGCTGTTTATACTGCCCGGCACGGTTTTCGTGCGGGCAAGCCGTTAGCAGACACATGCGCAAGTTACATCGCGCTCAGTACGATATGGATGCGGAGAAGAATCGTCGATTCGTGTGTCGTTACTGCCAGCAAAAGTTTACAAAAAAGTATGATCTTCTAAAGCACGAGAAAAAGCATTTCCAACTACCAAATGACACTAACGATGGCACAAATTATTCCGAGCGTGAGCTACGATGCTATATATGCAACGATTTTACTGGAGAATCTCGTGACAAACTGAACAAACATGTCCGTCTACATTCGGACTGGTTACCCTATCAGTGCGATAAGTGCGACAAAAAGTTGATCAATTCGGCACGAGTACTGTGTGAACATTTGCGCCAACACGTGGAAGGCTTGGCAATAAAATGCGTATACTGCGAAAAGCGATTCGTATCGTTGGCTGATTGTCAGCAccacgaagaaaaaaatcacgtACAGGAGAAGCAAATGGATGAGTTGCAGGAAGCCAAAATACAGGCCGAAATCTACGACACCAAAATAGTTGTGATCGAAGGCCAGAAGCGTTTTCAGTGCGACTACTGTGAGCGATCGTACACTTTACTCAGTACGCTACGAAGGCATGTGCATATTCACTCGCTGGCAAATAGCCTCGCATGCCAGTTTTGTGGTAAAGTTTTTAGCAATTCAGCGTCGTTAGGATTGCATGAGAAGCGTAACCATGACGCCAGCAGCCCATTTTCCTGTGATGTTTGCAGCAAATGTTTTAAAGATACGAGGCGACTAATCGAACATCGACGAACACACTCGGGAGAAAAACCTTTCATCTGCGAAATATGTGGTAAATGTTTCCGCATCCGCCAAATTCTTCGTGAGCACAAACTGAGCTGTTTTGGGCCTGAGACCACCCAGCGTTGCTTTTGTAGGCTTTGCTCACAAATGTTCGAAAATCTTCCCAAGGCGTTGGAGCACGTGAAGGCATCGCACAATCAGGAAATCCCAGAAACAAAGTGTTGCTCCTGCGATTTGTTGTTCCGTGATGCGGAATCTCTGGTGGAACATGAATTCCGCCACACTCTTCCAGGCATAATTACATGCAAGGTATGCAATCGTATCTTCAAGCACCATAAGAACCTCATGCGCCATATTAAAATGCATGCTGACCAACCCGTACCGTATATGTGTGATCTATGCGGTAAAACTTTCACACAAAAAGGATCGTTGACTATTCACCGGCGCATACATACTGGGGAGAGACCCTTCTCTTGCGAATTGTGTCACAAAGGCTTCGTGGACAAGAAGGAAAGACGACGCCACTACACATCTCACTTCAATCCTCAAAGCAAACTGTACATACCAGATGCTCACACTATAGCCGCTCCACCGGAGGCAGGCCCGAACGGAAAGAAGTATAAGACGTACAACTGTAAAATTTGTGGGCGCCAATTTACTTCAAGCTCGAATCTTGCGAAACATGTTACTACTCATACCG GAGAAAAGAAATATATGTGCGAGTTTTGTGACAAACGCTTCAGTCAGGGGGGACAACTTACAGTGCATCGTCGAATTCATACTGGAGAGCGACCTTTTGCATGTGAAAACTGCGGTGACCGCTTTCTAGACGGCAGTAGTTTCAAGCGTCATAAAACACAACATCTATGCAAAGCGCACGATAAGGCGCCGTCGTTCGCACAGAGTGCGATGCCGGGAAGGATACTACCATCGGTTTCAACGCCCATTGACGGTGAACAAAATCAGTGTCAAGTACCACTGCCAGCTTCGAGCATAGAACAACTTCCGGTTTCATTATCTAGTGGAATTGCACCAATGTCGCTAACATCGGACTCCGTGCTGGTCGCGCCAACATATTTGTTATAA
- the LOC128271352 gene encoding uncharacterized protein LOC128271352 isoform X2, translating to MLIRQIVMGRHAIEQVYIVKSLECGLYTEEAAIEEKVVLHNECLEQEVVPKSELVCDSPEHEPSSSIKLTGMNEPCRTDIEDDSSSAIDVVDYERQNHVENSATSYLQTTM from the exons ATGCTAATCCG TCAAATCGTTATGGGTCGCCATGCGATCGAACAGGTGTACATCGTAAAATCTCTTGAATGTGGCTTGTACACAGAAGAAGCCGCAATTGAAGAGAAGGTTGTCTTACATAATGAATGTTTGGAACAGGAAGTTGTACCAAAAAGCGAGTTGGTATGTGACTCGCCGGAACACGAACCTAGCAGCAGTATCAAGCTCACCGGTATGAACGAACCCTGCAGAACAGATATTGAAGACGACAGTTCTAGCGCCATAGACGTGGTAGATTACGAACGGCAAAACCATGTTGAAAATTCAG CCACGTCATACCTTCAAACAACGATGTAG
- the LOC128271352 gene encoding zinc finger protein 436-like isoform X1 produces MLIRQIVMGRHAIEQVYIVKSLECGLYTEEAAIEEKVVLHNECLEQEVVPKSELVCDSPEHEPSSSIKLTGMNEPCRTDIEDDSSSAIDVVDYERQNHVENSGNDNILHKKNGRYVCRHCDKRFATMCSLERHEGKHTVAETQKPPQHNCYVCGKHFSSVVALNQHLNMHVDKLPYRCHICKTSGEGITSVRSMNKHMAIHEKNITIECVYCEERFFTLKECERHEQLVHGANKNQLEATPGFTTKRSKRGRKPFVSENSSKTIIVDGIKRYACAYCENSYSLLSTLRRHENIHTGAKQYNCNICDKTFHKSSCLLYHQLTHTSTTPYKCSQCGKGFKESVRLIEHRRIHSGEKPFQCKNCSSRFRIRTMLKKHVSKCGRLQTRIEECCCQLCNQTFSGYHELIRHTKETHKELLSAKETRCNHCDLCFKTMSAKLEHEFQHSQPGVIECAQCGRMFKQQANLIRHQKLHTKDALRFTCDVCGKSFTQAGSLKVHSRTHTGERPYPCDLCSERFHHSSSVARHKQLHYNINSKYYLSDSSTALSSKVQPDSKKT; encoded by the exons ATGCTAATCCG TCAAATCGTTATGGGTCGCCATGCGATCGAACAGGTGTACATCGTAAAATCTCTTGAATGTGGCTTGTACACAGAAGAAGCCGCAATTGAAGAGAAGGTTGTCTTACATAATGAATGTTTGGAACAGGAAGTTGTACCAAAAAGCGAGTTGGTATGTGACTCGCCGGAACACGAACCTAGCAGCAGTATCAAGCTCACCGGTATGAACGAACCCTGCAGAACAGATATTGAAGACGACAGTTCTAGCGCCATAGACGTGGTAGATTACGAACGGCAAAACCATGTTGAAAATTCAGGTAATGACAATATCCTTCACAAAAAGAATGGTCGTTATGTTTGTAGGCATTGCGATAAAAGGTTTGCTACGATGTGCAGTTTGGAGCGACATGAAGGGAAACATACGGTCGCTGAAACACAAAAACCTCCTCAACATAATTGTTACGTGTGCGGGAAGCACTTTTCGTCTGTGGTAGCTTTAAACCAGCATCTGAATATGCATGTAGATAAACTGCCTTATCGGTGTCATATATGCAAAACATCTGGAGAAGGAATCACTTCGGTACGTTCTATGAACAAACACATGGCGATAcatgaaaaaaacattacgatagaATGTGTTTATTGTGAAGAAAGATTCTTCACATTGAAAGAGTGCGAAAGACATGAACAGCTGGTGCATGGGGCGAACAAAAACCAGCTTGAAGCAACACCAGGATTTACGACCAAAAGATCTAAGAGAGGCAGAAAACCATTCGTTAGTGAGAATTCGTCCAAAACGATCATCGTTGATGGAATTAAACGCTATGCGTGTGCGTACTGTGAAAATTCATATTCTTTACTGAGTACGTTACGTCGCCATGAAAATATCCACACTGGAGCGAAACAGTATAACTGTAACATTTGTGACAAAACGTTCCATAAGTCTTCTTGCCTGCTGTATCATCAACTAACTCACACCAGTACTACTCCATACAAATGTTCGCAATGCGGCAAGGGATTCAAGGAATCCGTCCGTTTGATAGAACACCGTCGGATTCACTcaggcgaaaagccattccagtgtaaaaATTGTTCATCACGGTTCCGTATTAGGACAATGTTgaaaaaacatgtttcaaaATGCGGTCGTCTTCAAACACGCATCGAAGAATGCTGTTGTCAGCTATGCAATCAAACGTTTTCTGGGTACCATGAATTAATTCGCCATACAAAAGAAACTCATAAAGAGCTTCTATCAGCGAAAGAGACGCGTTGCAACCATTGCGATCTGTGCTTCAAAACGATGTCTGCAAAATTGGAGCATGAATTTCAGCATAGTCAACCAGGTGTGATTGAGTGTGCGCAATGTGGAAGGATGTTTAAGCAGCAAGCAAATCTGATTCGTCATCAAAAACTACATACAAAAGACGCCTTGCGATTCACTTGCGACGTGTGTGGAAAATCTTTCACGCAAGCTGGTTCTTTAAAAGTCCATTCAAGGACGCATACCGGAGAACGACCCTATCCGTGTGACCTGTGTTCTGAACGCTTTCATCACAGCTCTTCAGTGGCTCGCCATAAACAATTGCACTACAATATTAACAGCAAATATTATTTGTCCGATTCGTCTACTGCTTTAAGCTCCAAAGTTCAGCCCGACTCGAAGAAAACATag
- the LOC128273526 gene encoding coiled-coil domain-containing protein 12, with translation MDVNLGNLEEEALKRKQRLRQLKQKQSTHHDEPTFCNIAAEEGACVPKPIFRNYEPVSDQINDLKEISAVNVVDVGVGLQLEMMKTPIVIEEIDIANLAPRKPDWDLKRDVSKKLEKLDRRTQKAIASLIRERLRSAQDQNILLAVNIGTINGGATE, from the exons ATGGATGTAAACTTAGGTAACTTGGAAGAAGAGGCGTTGAAGCGAAAACAGCGTCTTCGACAACTGAAACAGAAGCAATCAACCCACCACGACGAACCAACATTTTGCAATATCGCTGCTGAAGAAGGTGCTTGCGTTCCTAA ACCAATATTTCGGAATTATGAGCCCGTAAGCGATCAAATCAATGACCTGAAGGAAATCAGTGCTGTAAATGTTGTGGATGTGGGAGTTGGCTTACAACTTGAGATGATGAAAACTCCAATCGTTATTGAAGAGATTGATATTGCTAATTTAGCACCACGTAAACCTGACTGGGATCTGAAAAGAGATGTTTCTAAGAAGTTGGAAAAGCTTGACCGTAGAACACAGAAAGCGATAGCTTCGTTAATAAGGGAGAGGCTAAGGTCTGCACAAGATCAAAACATACTCCTAGCTGTTAATATAGGGACAATCAACGGTGGAGCAACCGAATAA